A part of Paraliobacillus zengyii genomic DNA contains:
- a CDS encoding ABC transporter ATP-binding protein, whose protein sequence is MLKVNDLSKHFGSKQVLTNVSFQINKGEVVGLVGENGAGKSTLLSTLATLLSLEKGAIIYNDLDFASDKQKFRKKIGYIPQEIAIWEEFTVEENMVFFEQLSWEKKSKKQLRQICLDMKLTHWKEKAKTLSGGMKRKLNIAISLIHDPEILLLDEPTVGIDLRSRKEIGSYLYNLAKEKDKIIIYTSHDMEEIISFCDYIFCIGEDPFYKEILEDKGKPVFVL, encoded by the coding sequence ATGCTTAAAGTAAATGATCTATCAAAACATTTCGGTTCTAAACAAGTACTGACAAATGTCTCCTTTCAAATAAACAAGGGAGAAGTAGTAGGTTTAGTTGGCGAAAATGGTGCGGGGAAATCAACATTGTTAAGCACGCTAGCAACACTGCTTTCTCTTGAAAAAGGCGCGATAATTTATAATGATCTTGATTTTGCTTCGGATAAACAGAAATTTAGGAAAAAAATCGGTTATATCCCACAAGAAATTGCTATATGGGAGGAATTTACTGTCGAAGAAAACATGGTTTTTTTTGAACAGTTATCATGGGAGAAAAAATCCAAGAAGCAGCTCAGACAAATTTGCCTAGATATGAAACTGACGCATTGGAAAGAAAAAGCAAAGACTCTATCTGGTGGAATGAAGCGTAAATTAAATATTGCGATTAGTCTTATCCATGATCCAGAAATTTTACTATTAGATGAGCCAACCGTTGGAATAGATTTGCGCTCAAGAAAAGAAATTGGCAGCTATCTTTATAATTTAGCTAAAGAAAAAGATAAAATTATTATTTATACCTCGCATGACATGGAAGAAATAATTTCTTTTTGTGATTACATCTTTTGTATTGGGGAGGATCCCTTTTACAAGGAGATATTAGAAGATAAAGGTAAACCTGTTTTCGTGTTATAA
- a CDS encoding squalene/phytoene synthase family protein encodes MNDEKRLQKEAMNVLKQTSRTFYIPITLLESTLKRTVASAYLCMRAIDEIEDHEMLEPEIKQYLLNSISMLLKNEFDNERYEQLLEEYKALLPEVTLRLGDWLHICPQGIVDQVKESTSIMAAGMGKWAMKDWQITSKEELDDYTYYVAGLVGVMLSDIWKWYDNTETDKELAIAFGRGLQSVNILRNQEEDSERGVSFMPDNWNRDDMFHYATTNLNLGQEYIKDISNRNILIFCKIPLALANKTLKALKSGREKITRNEVESIVDQVTTE; translated from the coding sequence TTGAATGATGAAAAGAGACTACAAAAAGAAGCTATGAACGTACTCAAACAAACAAGTCGGACGTTTTACATACCAATTACTTTATTGGAATCTACATTAAAAAGAACCGTAGCTTCTGCATATCTTTGTATGCGTGCAATTGATGAAATTGAGGATCATGAAATGCTTGAACCTGAAATAAAACAATATTTATTGAATTCTATTAGTATGCTATTAAAGAATGAATTTGATAATGAGAGATATGAGCAACTACTAGAGGAATATAAAGCTTTATTACCTGAGGTTACCTTACGTCTTGGAGATTGGCTTCATATATGCCCCCAAGGTATAGTTGATCAAGTAAAAGAGTCGACTAGTATAATGGCCGCTGGTATGGGCAAATGGGCGATGAAAGATTGGCAAATCACTAGTAAGGAAGAACTTGACGATTATACGTATTATGTAGCCGGACTAGTTGGTGTGATGTTATCAGATATTTGGAAATGGTATGACAACACGGAAACAGATAAAGAATTAGCGATTGCTTTTGGTAGAGGTTTGCAATCTGTTAATATATTACGGAACCAAGAGGAAGATAGTGAACGCGGGGTTAGTTTTATGCCGGATAATTGGAATCGTGACGACATGTTTCATTATGCAACAACGAATCTTAATTTAGGTCAGGAATACATAAAAGATATTAGTAATCGTAATATTCTGATTTTTTGTAAAATCCCTTTGGCTCTCGCAAATAAAACATTAAAAGCGTTAAAAAGCGGAAGAGAAAAGATCACCAGAAATGAAGTAGAATCTATCGTGGATCAGGTAACTACTGAGTAG
- a CDS encoding DUF6583 family protein, whose protein sequence is MHYFFTTIEQTKERGILLEGKSKRFSKKTIWLTVIIAVIIVGGTITATTFLTKTSKQAYFLAELNAANFMTEVVEDRYSDELDWAEKIKETPSESNLELSAEFNDPSGYDSTGMQELINNSTISVMSGLDPENKEMKFKGSINVGEISIEDIEFYLTSDRMLASLSFLDQYVQVKESEIGTLLYEIDPMSYTGEEEIEFDPFFDQTVLSEEDKEHFQDTYIKMVYEELPDDAFTSEDETIEVNGDSIATSKVTLQLSEEKIKDIMNKVLTEAEQDETLKEIIQNQATFDTISTNSDELAQITEDFEAEISKAKEAINDFSIPGGLTSTLWIKDDLIVQRDFSMEMGPSESELMVFSLMGTQLMNEQNQTFDYELAVTDEFGTNTINLNGDLSWQDNVADDHITLSANAFELSYTGTEELNDGTRNFDRRLTFQDESSSPMEVIWNGTSTYNNDQTNTEQYLSLTGEGISENDFKLHINSNSKLVKSLDIDTESMDVVNLGTMSSDEIDTFMMDEVTPQFQQWLAEFYGSMFDAGAGF, encoded by the coding sequence ATGCACTATTTTTTTACAACAATAGAACAAACAAAAGAAAGAGGGATATTATTGGAAGGAAAAAGTAAACGATTTTCAAAAAAAACAATTTGGCTTACTGTTATTATAGCTGTCATAATAGTTGGAGGAACGATCACAGCTACAACATTTCTCACCAAAACGTCAAAACAAGCCTACTTTTTGGCCGAACTGAATGCAGCTAATTTCATGACAGAAGTGGTAGAGGACCGTTATAGTGATGAATTAGATTGGGCAGAAAAAATAAAAGAAACGCCAAGTGAATCCAATTTAGAGCTTTCAGCTGAATTTAATGATCCATCTGGTTATGATTCAACAGGAATGCAAGAACTTATTAATAATTCTACTATATCTGTAATGAGCGGTTTAGATCCAGAGAATAAAGAAATGAAATTTAAAGGTTCGATCAACGTAGGTGAAATTTCAATCGAGGATATTGAATTTTATCTTACATCTGATAGAATGCTGGCTTCGTTATCATTTCTTGATCAATATGTACAAGTAAAAGAAAGCGAAATTGGTACCTTACTATATGAAATAGATCCAATGAGTTATACAGGAGAAGAAGAAATTGAGTTTGATCCTTTCTTTGATCAAACTGTGCTAAGTGAGGAAGATAAAGAACATTTCCAAGATACATATATCAAAATGGTTTATGAAGAACTACCTGATGATGCCTTTACTTCAGAAGATGAAACAATAGAAGTTAATGGGGATTCAATTGCGACGTCAAAGGTTACACTTCAATTATCTGAAGAAAAGATAAAAGATATTATGAATAAAGTACTCACTGAAGCTGAACAGGATGAGACGTTAAAAGAAATTATTCAAAATCAAGCTACCTTTGATACTATTTCTACTAATTCTGATGAACTTGCCCAAATTACCGAAGACTTTGAAGCGGAAATCTCTAAGGCAAAAGAAGCAATAAATGATTTTAGTATTCCTGGTGGATTGACTTCTACGTTGTGGATAAAAGATGACCTTATAGTTCAACGTGATTTTTCTATGGAAATGGGACCTTCTGAATCGGAGTTAATGGTGTTTAGTTTAATGGGTACACAATTAATGAATGAACAAAACCAAACGTTTGATTATGAGTTAGCAGTAACAGATGAATTTGGAACAAATACAATTAATTTAAATGGTGATTTATCTTGGCAAGATAATGTTGCAGATGACCATATTACCCTTTCAGCAAATGCTTTTGAATTATCCTATACAGGAACGGAAGAATTAAATGATGGAACGAGAAATTTTGATCGTAGATTAACTTTTCAAGATGAATCTTCTTCTCCGATGGAAGTAATCTGGAACGGAACATCTACTTATAATAATGATCAAACAAATACGGAACAGTACCTATCTCTTACTGGTGAAGGTATAAGTGAGAATGACTTTAAGTTACATATTAATTCCAATTCAAAATTAGTAAAAAGCTTAGATATCGATACAGAATCAATGGATGTCGTGAATTTAGGTACGATGAGTTCAGATGAAATCGACACATTTATGATGGATGAAGTAACACCTCAGTTTCAGCAATGGCTGGCAGAGTTTTATGGATCAATGTTTGATGCTGGTGCTGGTTTTTAA
- a CDS encoding NarK family nitrate/nitrite MFS transporter — translation MDFKLEANMDKNIYKGNRKVLSFTTLAFFITFVVWFNMAPFISTLKETFNLTNDQVAILGIANLALTIPARVLIGMLVDKFGPKKVFSNLLMILSIPCFAFALSDSFIQLMISRMFLAIIGAGFVVGIRLVSEWFPSKQVGLAEGIYGGWGNFGSAAAAIILPTLAVIFGGDNGWRIAIALTGLIALGYGFIFKRIVSDTPEGIEYKRPKKSGALEITSHKDMVGLIIMTIPVYGILGFLTYRLGWQLNFISDGIAFTVLGVLLFFLLLNVYKIWDVNKETLKNGVPEKEKYAFKQVAILDFSYFCTFGSELAVVSMLPFFFEQTFTLSIAQAGLIASSFAFMNLMSRPGGGWLSDKFGRKKTLNILMLGLALGYIGMSQIESGWPIGLAIAITMCCSFFVQAGEGAVYAMVPLVKKRVTGQVSGMVGAYGNIGGTVFLTIFSFVSPRFFFVTIACAAVICFFCTLFLKEPDMEAIQEQTFEKDKKSNAKVSTNII, via the coding sequence GTGGATTTCAAATTGGAAGCAAATATGGATAAAAACATTTACAAAGGAAATCGAAAAGTATTAAGTTTTACTACGTTAGCATTTTTCATTACGTTTGTTGTCTGGTTCAACATGGCTCCATTCATCTCTACCTTAAAAGAAACATTTAATTTAACAAATGATCAAGTAGCTATTTTAGGTATAGCAAACCTTGCACTAACAATACCTGCTCGAGTATTAATTGGTATGTTAGTTGACAAGTTTGGTCCAAAAAAAGTATTTTCTAACTTATTAATGATATTGAGTATTCCTTGTTTCGCTTTCGCTCTATCAGATTCCTTTATTCAATTAATGATCTCTCGAATGTTTCTAGCAATTATCGGAGCAGGTTTCGTTGTTGGTATTCGACTTGTTTCTGAATGGTTCCCTTCAAAACAAGTAGGCTTAGCAGAAGGAATCTATGGTGGTTGGGGGAATTTCGGTTCTGCTGCAGCCGCAATTATTTTACCAACATTAGCAGTCATTTTCGGTGGTGACAATGGTTGGAGAATTGCAATTGCTTTAACAGGGCTTATTGCACTTGGCTACGGATTTATATTTAAGCGAATAGTCAGTGATACGCCAGAAGGCATAGAATACAAACGACCCAAGAAAAGTGGCGCATTAGAGATTACCAGTCATAAAGATATGGTCGGTCTCATTATAATGACAATTCCAGTATACGGTATTCTTGGTTTTCTAACTTATAGACTAGGCTGGCAATTAAATTTTATTAGTGATGGTATTGCATTTACTGTTCTAGGAGTTTTATTATTTTTCCTATTATTAAATGTTTATAAAATTTGGGATGTAAATAAAGAAACACTAAAGAATGGTGTACCAGAGAAGGAAAAATACGCATTTAAACAAGTAGCTATTTTAGACTTTTCTTACTTTTGCACATTTGGATCGGAACTTGCTGTTGTATCGATGTTACCATTTTTCTTTGAACAAACATTTACACTAAGTATCGCACAGGCTGGTTTAATTGCCAGTAGTTTTGCCTTTATGAATCTCATGTCACGTCCCGGTGGTGGCTGGTTAAGTGATAAATTCGGACGAAAAAAGACCCTAAATATCTTAATGCTTGGACTAGCTCTAGGTTACATCGGTATGTCTCAAATTGAATCAGGTTGGCCAATAGGTCTTGCCATTGCTATCACAATGTGTTGCTCGTTTTTTGTTCAAGCAGGTGAGGGTGCTGTATATGCCATGGTTCCACTTGTTAAGAAACGTGTAACAGGACAAGTTTCCGGTATGGTCGGCGCTTATGGAAATATTGGTGGTACAGTATTTTTAACTATCTTTAGTTTTGTAAGTCCTAGATTCTTTTTTGTAACAATAGCTTGTGCTGCAGTTATTTGTTTCTTTTGTACACTATTCTTAAAAGAACCAGATATGGAAGCAATTCAAGAACAGACATTTGAAAAAGATAAAAAGAGTAATGCGAAAGTTTCAACTAATATAATATAA
- a CDS encoding ABC transporter permease — MKAILYTRIIHWSKHPVSMICWLLLPIIATCTFFSVTDLWQSETQIPVGLVNEDESIMAENLSQSIGDIPLLAVKEMNKDQALVQLEQHELDSVFIIKDGYQDSIQSNSRNQVITAYISDMSIAYIPVKEAITSFVQQDAGNSKAAHVVDQLVTQYGGNISWEWEEIVVTSNEIREEEALLHSTFSFYNQKDPKQQDSSISLWNVWGIWSFFALLTTFYIYDWVIKERRSTVKVRLSLLKISFRSYMIGNAFIYLALLSLFDVINAALLVIYFEQTINFVQIMTLVSFRLTISIAAFLFALYFQTTFIYYVSSMLVTIFFSIIGGSLISIEGVTNRWPWLTYGSPIYAFLEGWIINPWLIVLLVLLFIWYWRKEKINA; from the coding sequence ATGAAAGCAATTTTATATACGCGCATAATACATTGGAGTAAACACCCTGTTAGTATGATATGTTGGCTTCTGTTACCAATTATTGCAACATGTACATTTTTTTCAGTAACAGATCTATGGCAAAGTGAAACACAAATTCCAGTTGGGCTAGTAAATGAGGATGAGTCTATTATGGCTGAGAACTTATCTCAATCAATAGGTGATATACCTCTTCTTGCTGTTAAAGAAATGAATAAGGATCAAGCATTGGTTCAACTCGAACAACATGAATTAGACAGCGTTTTTATTATTAAAGATGGTTATCAAGATAGTATCCAGAGCAATAGTCGTAATCAAGTAATAACGGCTTATATATCTGATATGTCCATAGCATATATTCCGGTAAAAGAAGCAATTACCTCCTTTGTTCAGCAAGACGCTGGTAACTCAAAAGCTGCACATGTTGTTGACCAGTTAGTAACACAATATGGAGGAAATATAAGCTGGGAGTGGGAAGAAATTGTCGTAACGAGTAATGAGATTCGGGAGGAAGAGGCGTTATTACATTCAACTTTTTCTTTTTATAATCAAAAGGATCCAAAGCAACAAGACAGTAGTATTTCCTTATGGAATGTTTGGGGGATTTGGTCCTTTTTTGCTTTATTAACAACTTTTTATATTTACGACTGGGTTATTAAAGAAAGGCGATCTACTGTTAAAGTTAGATTGTCTCTTTTAAAGATCTCTTTTAGATCATATATGATTGGAAATGCCTTTATTTATCTAGCTTTATTAAGTCTATTTGATGTAATAAATGCTGCGCTTCTCGTTATTTATTTTGAGCAAACAATAAACTTTGTACAAATAATGACGTTAGTGAGTTTTCGTTTAACGATTAGTATAGCAGCTTTCTTGTTTGCACTATATTTCCAAACAACCTTTATATATTATGTTTCTTCTATGCTTGTAACTATATTTTTTTCTATCATCGGAGGATCTCTCATATCAATAGAAGGAGTAACAAATCGTTGGCCGTGGCTAACCTATGGAAGTCCAATTTATGCCTTTTTAGAAGGTTGGATTATCAATCCTTGGCTTATTGTTCTACTTGTCCTGCTCTTTATTTGGTACTGGAGAAAGGAGAAAATCAATGCTTAA
- a CDS encoding ABC transporter permease — MSSLKRILFFIKHYQKQLQKKWKSIPLLLLFPILIVGLCFTIVVTLLLPSENKPIEVGLIDLDQSEETTMLVNVIDDSSLLGSYIHISKYTEEEADHAIEQGTISTYIMFPENFTDDLYNGNSVGVSIIGNPDMPIDSYMIKELIDSMTRYIASAQANILTIDKYAKQLPIDNQKRQEILMEQFNQFLLFTVSNDKVVYEKEITNLTTTSPIEFFSLSGWFVIFTIWIIAIYIVLGKDESLSLWNRMRLYGVTMLQRLISRLILSLFYGFILAIGGFYLFIQVMDIEFYLIDYARIGMLVSFFCTLFLVGLSFIDLLIKSKKLALIIQLFYTSSVLFMSGSILPTLYFPEDVKYYLPYLFSAETFYWLTEIAIKGRMYVDYTLLFLLVVISVATLIALAMWKERRHR, encoded by the coding sequence ATGTCTAGTTTAAAGAGAATTTTATTTTTTATAAAACATTATCAGAAACAGCTACAAAAGAAGTGGAAGTCTATTCCTCTTCTTTTGTTGTTTCCAATTCTAATTGTTGGTTTGTGTTTTACTATTGTTGTCACTCTGCTATTACCGAGCGAAAATAAGCCTATAGAAGTAGGTTTGATCGATTTAGACCAATCTGAGGAAACTACAATGTTAGTCAATGTGATTGATGATTCCTCTTTATTGGGTTCTTACATACATATTAGCAAATACACGGAAGAAGAGGCAGATCATGCAATAGAGCAAGGTACCATTAGTACGTACATTATGTTTCCAGAAAACTTCACAGATGATTTATATAATGGAAACTCTGTAGGTGTTTCCATCATTGGTAATCCTGATATGCCAATAGATAGTTACATGATTAAAGAACTCATTGATAGTATGACTAGATATATTGCATCGGCACAAGCAAATATATTAACGATAGATAAATATGCAAAGCAATTACCAATAGACAATCAAAAAAGACAAGAAATACTAATGGAACAGTTTAATCAATTTTTACTATTTACCGTATCAAACGATAAAGTGGTTTATGAAAAAGAAATAACGAACTTAACAACCACTTCACCAATCGAATTCTTTTCACTTTCCGGTTGGTTTGTGATATTTACAATATGGATTATTGCAATTTATATTGTATTAGGAAAAGATGAGAGCTTGTCTTTGTGGAACCGAATGCGTTTATATGGTGTAACTATGTTACAACGGCTTATTTCTCGATTAATTTTATCACTATTTTACGGGTTTATATTAGCAATAGGTGGATTTTATCTCTTTATACAAGTAATGGATATAGAATTTTATCTTATTGACTATGCAAGAATTGGAATGTTAGTTAGTTTTTTCTGTACATTGTTTTTAGTCGGTTTATCATTTATTGACTTATTAATAAAATCAAAGAAATTAGCACTAATAATACAGCTCTTTTATACTAGTAGTGTATTATTTATGAGTGGATCGATTTTACCAACTTTGTATTTTCCAGAAGATGTGAAATATTATCTACCATACTTATTTTCAGCAGAGACATTTTATTGGTTAACTGAGATAGCGATTAAGGGACGAATGTATGTTGATTACACATTACTTTTCCTACTTGTTGTCATTAGTGTAGCAACTTTAATTGCACTAGCTATGTGGAAGGAGCGTCGACATAGATGA
- the coaA gene encoding type I pantothenate kinase, whose product MEKSKYSRFMSFTRDEWAKFRSNTPLTISQSEIKFLHGINEQISLEEIIDIYLPLIRYLSYRMEAVKKTDKVNEAFFQQDIKKGPFIIGVAGSVAVGKSTTSRILESLLLNSPNQPKVALITTDGFLFPNDVLEAKGIMNKKGFPESYDIKALITFMKQVKLGEKKLQAPIYSHEKYDIIPDQYIDINEPDIVIIEGINVLQTSKSIGERTPNIFVSDFFDISIYVDADEPDIRKWYIERFKILKNTAFAKKNSYFNKYAELSDQETEVIARDIWNKINKKNLKQNIRPTKKRADIILKKGEDHRVSSVKIRKR is encoded by the coding sequence ATGGAAAAAAGTAAATACTCAAGATTCATGTCGTTTACAAGAGATGAATGGGCTAAGTTTCGCTCAAATACGCCGCTAACTATCTCACAATCTGAAATTAAATTCCTACACGGAATAAATGAACAGATATCTTTAGAAGAAATAATCGATATATATTTACCACTAATTCGATATTTGTCCTATAGAATGGAAGCAGTTAAAAAAACAGATAAAGTTAATGAAGCATTTTTTCAACAGGATATTAAGAAAGGTCCTTTTATTATTGGTGTAGCAGGAAGTGTTGCAGTAGGAAAAAGTACGACGTCAAGAATTTTAGAATCTTTACTGTTAAATTCACCTAATCAACCAAAAGTTGCTCTCATTACAACAGACGGCTTTTTATTTCCAAACGATGTTCTTGAGGCTAAAGGAATTATGAATAAAAAGGGTTTTCCTGAGAGTTATGATATAAAAGCTTTGATTACTTTTATGAAACAAGTTAAGTTAGGCGAAAAAAAGCTTCAAGCACCAATATATTCACATGAAAAATATGATATCATACCAGATCAATACATAGACATTAATGAACCAGATATTGTAATCATTGAAGGAATAAATGTTTTACAGACATCAAAATCCATAGGTGAACGTACACCAAATATTTTTGTTTCAGACTTTTTTGATATTTCGATTTATGTGGATGCAGATGAACCTGATATTAGGAAATGGTATATTGAACGTTTTAAAATACTGAAAAATACCGCTTTTGCTAAAAAGAATTCTTATTTCAATAAATATGCGGAGCTTTCTGATCAAGAAACGGAAGTTATTGCAAGAGATATTTGGAATAAAATAAATAAAAAGAACCTTAAACAGAATATAAGACCAACGAAAAAGCGTGCTGATATTATATTAAAGAAAGGAGAAGATCATCGGGTATCTTCTGTTAAAATACGTAAAAGATAG
- a CDS encoding 3-ketoacyl-ACP reductase, producing MAQEIKGKIAYITGASSGIGKSTALQLAKEGVNVGLIARTETKLLEVKKEVETFGVKSHIVIADIANMVEVDQAITTLENKLGPADILINNAGIGLRGSFLETEPADWKHTFEVNVFGTYHVTRAVLPQMIKKDQGDIITISSSSGLKGTAGSTSYSASKFAIQGMTEALMQEVRRNNIRVFTLNPSLVATELAFGDNLDEKNDDKFMQPEDLAEYMVAQLKLNPRIFIKQSLQWATNPF from the coding sequence ATGGCACAAGAGATAAAAGGAAAAATTGCTTATATAACAGGAGCAAGCAGTGGGATTGGAAAGTCAACTGCACTTCAATTGGCTAAAGAAGGTGTAAATGTTGGACTCATTGCGCGCACAGAAACAAAATTACTTGAAGTAAAGAAAGAGGTTGAAACATTTGGGGTAAAATCTCATATAGTAATTGCTGATATTGCAAATATGGTAGAAGTAGATCAGGCAATTACAACACTTGAAAACAAACTGGGTCCAGCGGATATATTGATTAATAATGCTGGCATTGGATTGAGAGGATCATTTTTAGAGACTGAACCAGCAGATTGGAAACATACGTTTGAAGTAAATGTATTTGGTACGTATCATGTTACGCGTGCTGTGTTACCACAAATGATTAAAAAAGATCAAGGCGATATCATCACTATTTCATCTAGTAGTGGCTTAAAAGGTACAGCAGGTTCTACATCCTATAGTGCTTCTAAATTTGCGATTCAAGGAATGACAGAAGCTTTAATGCAGGAAGTGAGACGTAATAATATCCGCGTATTTACACTCAATCCAAGTTTAGTTGCAACTGAACTCGCTTTTGGTGATAACTTAGATGAAAAGAATGACGATAAGTTTATGCAACCAGAGGATCTTGCAGAATATATGGTTGCACAATTGAAATTAAATCCACGTATCTTTATCAAGCAATCCTTACAGTGGGCGACAAATCCATTTTAA
- a CDS encoding cupin domain-containing protein: protein MKKNNINDFVEFKTDSLTKRVVIKDGKMTVFILNFKPGQSLPAHKHPGSNVQLLVLEGNGEFNIDGVTVGVEKNDTIFIGGDEELAFLNNGSENVSLYVVLNNIPDDRYAENFR from the coding sequence GTGAAAAAAAATAATATAAATGACTTTGTAGAATTTAAAACAGATAGTTTAACAAAACGTGTAGTAATCAAGGATGGTAAGATGACAGTATTCATTCTAAACTTTAAACCTGGCCAATCATTACCAGCGCATAAGCACCCAGGATCGAATGTGCAATTATTAGTTTTAGAAGGTAATGGGGAATTTAATATTGATGGAGTAACTGTTGGGGTAGAAAAGAATGACACGATTTTTATTGGCGGGGACGAGGAGCTTGCTTTTTTAAATAATGGATCTGAGAATGTAAGTCTTTATGTAGTACTAAATAATATTCCGGATGATAGATATGCTGAAAATTTTAGATAA
- a CDS encoding M50 family metallopeptidase: MKKKLVLFLILALFLTQMPLVGTYFSIVNTLLHETGHALMSIITGGNVQSISLFSNTEGVTLASHRYWFGGFLTSAAGYVFASFMAFLFMTLIYKRKSNYVLVIILGILLISLLFWIRNAYGLFWIITIIIVFSWVLVKGSKSIIDYSALFITSLLLVESVTSSFEIMYISLVSPSRAGDATNLANMTVLIPTMVWGVIFFLQSLFFARLGLKRYF; the protein is encoded by the coding sequence ATGAAAAAAAAGTTGGTTTTATTTTTAATTTTGGCATTGTTTTTAACACAAATGCCACTTGTTGGTACATACTTTTCAATTGTTAATACGTTACTACATGAAACAGGTCATGCATTGATGTCAATTATTACTGGTGGTAATGTACAATCAATATCCTTATTTTCAAATACGGAAGGCGTTACACTTGCTAGTCATCGCTATTGGTTTGGTGGTTTTTTAACTAGTGCAGCTGGGTATGTATTTGCATCTTTTATGGCCTTTTTATTTATGACATTGATTTATAAAAGAAAAAGCAACTATGTATTAGTAATTATATTAGGAATACTACTTATTAGTTTACTGTTTTGGATCCGTAACGCATACGGTCTATTCTGGATTATTACAATCATAATTGTATTTTCATGGGTTTTGGTTAAAGGTTCTAAATCAATTATAGATTATTCTGCACTATTCATAACCTCGTTATTATTAGTAGAGTCTGTAACTTCATCATTTGAAATTATGTACATTAGCTTAGTCTCACCTAGTAGAGCAGGAGATGCAACGAACTTAGCTAATATGACAGTACTTATTCCAACAATGGTATGGGGCGTTATTTTCTTTTTACAATCTCTCTTTTTCGCTAGATTAGGATTAAAAAGATACTTTTAA
- a CDS encoding NADPH-dependent FMN reductase, with protein sequence MLKIGIILGSVRQGRNGEAVANWTYDFATNRNDEASYEIVDLVDYNLPFLGAAVPEAGKQEAEAAIKAWSEKIASFDGYIFVAPEYNHSIGGALKNALDYLNPEINNKAAGFVGYGGMGGARAYENLRLILGELQVADVRTAIGFSLMTDFENFSVFKPADYHAANANEMLDQLISWSGALKTIRK encoded by the coding sequence ATGTTAAAAATAGGTATTATTTTAGGAAGTGTCCGTCAAGGACGTAATGGAGAAGCGGTAGCTAACTGGACGTATGATTTTGCAACAAATCGTAACGATGAGGCTTCATATGAGATTGTTGACTTAGTGGATTATAACTTACCATTTTTAGGGGCGGCAGTACCCGAAGCTGGTAAACAAGAGGCGGAAGCGGCTATCAAGGCATGGTCAGAAAAGATTGCCTCGTTTGATGGGTATATTTTTGTTGCACCAGAATATAACCATTCAATAGGTGGTGCTTTGAAAAATGCACTAGACTACTTGAATCCAGAAATAAATAATAAAGCTGCAGGCTTTGTTGGTTATGGTGGAATGGGTGGTGCGAGAGCATATGAAAACTTACGTTTAATCTTAGGTGAATTACAAGTCGCTGATGTGCGAACTGCTATTGGATTTTCATTAATGACTGATTTTGAAAACTTTAGTGTATTCAAACCGGCAGATTACCATGCAGCTAATGCCAATGAGATGCTTGATCAACTCATTTCATGGAGTGGAGCATTAAAAACGATTAGAAAATAA